Genomic DNA from Niabella ginsenosidivorans:
TTCTGCCAAATTCATTGTAGAGCACATTGAAAAACAGGCTATGATGTGTTGAAATTACCGTTTTAATATCGTTGCCCTCTGCCGTCAGCAGGTTACATAAATCGCAGGCCACAGCAATGGCATTGTTTTCATCCAAAGAGGATATGGGATCATCTATATAAATATATTTTACCCAACTATAGGCAGGATCTTTGTCGATGGCTAACTGGCAAATAGCCAGGAAAAAACACCAGATAAACAGCGTTTCCTCGCCCCTGGATATTTTAATATTTTCTACCGTTTGCTCCTGGCCATCAACAATGATGCTTCTGGAAAAAGCCACTGTAGATGCATTATAATCAATATCAAATTTTAAATCCACATAGTTATTGAAAAAGGATTCAATTTTTGCATCTAAATCCAGCTCATGCAGTCCTCTAAAAAATTTAGAATCTGAGTTTAACTGGATAAACCGGGTGGTATTATTTTCCAAATCATTATTCCAGGAAAACAAGTCTTCGGTAAAGGCATTAAAGTATAATGTGTCGGAGACCATTTCGGTAGTGCCCAATACCGCCCCATCTTTATCGGAAATAAGCGCACCGCTGCCATCTGAAATTAGTGTTATATTTTCCTTTTTGCCCAATTCCTTAAACTCCATAGAAAGCCTGGTTTTTCCCGCACCATTATGTGCAAAGAACAACACCAAATCTTTTAATGGTCGATGGTCTCCCGTTAAATCCTTCCGGAAATGCTGAGCTACTTCAGCCAGGGTTGCAAAATGGGTTATGGTATTCATACACTAATCATTCATTTTTGGAAACAAACCCTGCATTAATCCTTTTTTGTGCAACTTCAATTGTTCTATTTTCTCTGCCTGTGCAGTAATGAGCTCATCTAATGCGGAAAGACAAGAAGCAATTTTTTGTTGCTCTTTTATAGATGGATATACAATTGGCATTTTGGCAAGAGAACCAGCATTGACGTTTTTCTGTCCCCCCCCAATCTTTGTAGAATTAAAAAATACCTGACCAGTTTCAGAATTTATATAATAGCATAGGAAAGTTGAATTTATGATTTCTGACTTAGGCCGAGTAATTAGTGTTGTGAAACTTTGAGAACCTTCATGTTTTTCAGGAACGACACATGTCGTACCTGGGTATCCTGTTCTTGCAGTTAATAAATCACCAGCCTTCAGCCTTTTATTTTTATGTTCCTTTTCATAATCCCTATCAATAAAAATGATATCCTTGTCATCAAGATATCCTTCTTTTATATTCTGATTTCTAAATAAAATAATTCCGGACTTTCTATAAGCATGTGTAGCAGCACTTGCGATACCAACCATAATTTTGCTGGAAATATTTTCCAAAACTGTTTCCTCCCATTGTCCATCTTTCTCAAACTCCTTAAATCGATACTTCGGCGCTTTCTCGCCTCCCTGTGGAAAAAGATTTTGCATCAATCCTTTTTTGTGGTCTTTAAGCAACTCCAACTTTTGGCTATGAGCTATAATCACTTCATCTAAAGACGAAAGACAGGAAGCAATTTTTTGTTGTTCGGTTATTGAAGGAAATGAAAGCTTTAATTTTTGATACTCAGAAATATAATAACGCTTGTGCTCTTTCGCATTAAACTTAATTTGAGAAATAAGTTCGTATATAAATCTTAAATCATCTTTGTTTTTGGGTCTTAATATTTTAATTGCAGACGACTTGACTTTAAAAGGAAAGTCAACAAATTTGCTATCAACAGTAAAATCATCAAAAATTATTGCTGGTAAATTCTTATAAATGTCAAAATCTTCATTCGTATAACCTAAAATGAAACTCTTGTTCGCTGTTAATACAGGGATTCCTTCGCTATGATAATTCGTGTCAGATACAATATAATTGTCTGGTCTTTCATACTCTAAAACATCTTCCAATATTTTTTCTTGCCATTTCCCTTCATTCACAAACTCAGGAAAACGCAATTCAGGTATTAACCCTTCGGCTTTGCTCCGGATAAATTTTTTATTCTTGCTCATTGTCTCCCTCTGTTGCATTTATTTCGTTCAATACCAAGGTTTGCAGTTCCTCTTTGGGCAATAACAATTGGTATTCGGCCACGCCAATGGGTTTATTAATATCCTGCAGGGCTATCTCTACATCTAAATGATCTTTATCGGCGCAGAGGATAATGCCAACGGACGGGTTTTCATTTTCGCCTTTTTCCAATTTATCCAATAAAGAAAGATAGAGGTTCATTTTTCCTACATATTCTGCTTTAAAGCTGCCAATTTTCAATTCAATGGCCACCAACGACTGTAACCCCCTGTGGAAGAAAAGCATATCTACAAAGTATTCTTTGCCGTTATATTCCAGCCGGTATTGATTGCCGATAAATGAAAAACCTTTGCCTAATTCCAGCACAAAGGATTTAATTTTTTCTACCAATCGTTTTTCTAACTCCAATTCTTTAATGTGTTCGGTTATTCCTAAGAAACCAAGATTGTAAGCGTCTTTAAAGACTTCGTTGGCATAATCGGCATCAATGCCGGGAAGCGTTTCTCTAAAATTGTGCGACTTGATTTGCTTTTGGAAGTTGGCATAACTGTCCATTTTTATGGCGTTGAGCAATATGTCCCTGCTCCAACCTTTGGTTACGGCTTCATTGGCGTAATATGCAACGGCCTCAAGCGACTGCACTTTGTTGATTAGCAGCAGATTATGCCCCCATGGTAAAACTGCTACGGCCTGTAGCAGTTTTTGATCTGCCAGATAGTAACGCTCATAAAACAGTTTCATATTCCACAAGTTGCGTGGCGATAAGCCCATATCAGGAAATTCATTTTTGAGGTCAACGGATAGTTGTTTTACAACACCACTGCCGTAGCCTTCTTCTAACTGTTTTTCAAAAAGTAATTTTCCTAAATTCCAATACACGGAGTTTGCGGTACTATTTACCTGCTTTGCAATCAGCGTTCGGGCAACACGGATTTCTGCGACAGCTTGCCGCAGTATTTCACTGTAATCTGAATCATTTATATTGATTTGAGGCTTATTACCCATTTCTTTATTTATTATTCATAAGCCGCTAACCCACTTATCTCTCTGCCCTGGGCTAATTTTTTTAATTGGGGTACCAGGTCTTCCATCAATGCCAGTTCTTTTATCCTGCGTTCTTTCCAGCTCAATTCCAAAGGTTCTAACAGGTCGGTGAGTTTTTCACCGTCAAAAATCATCCGGCTCATTATTTTTTCTACAAAGCTTTTCAGGGCTGCCGTTTGCAAACCGTTTTTGTGCGCAATGGCAGCCAGCTCTTTGTTGTATTTGTCGTCTTTAAAAGCATTGAACATTGCTTTTAGTTCATCTGCACTATACCCTTTTGTCCAATCCAGGCCATTAATGAACTCCGTTAAATCTTCCTGCTCGTCCATCAGGTTCGCATCGGAACTAATTAAACGGATCACCTGCGCTTTCGTCATTTGCTGCTTAGCCGGCTTCTTCTGCGTATTGTCGGCTATCAGGTTCATAATGTAATCGTAATCAATTATGGCTGAAGCAAAAAGTACAAACTCAAAATCCAGCTGCTGCACTTCCGCCGGTGCCTGTTCGCCTTCCTGTTGTTGAATTTGCTGCAGCTGCTTCGCCGTTTCCAGGTAAGAGCTTCTAAAGGAACGCAGCATTGCCTCGGGCAATATAGCTTCTATTTTAGCCTGCTGCTCCTCATCCAGATCCGTATATTGATCCAGCTGGGTTTTCAAACGCTGTACTTCTTTAAAGCGTTTGATAAAGTGAATGCGGGCAGTATCACCCTTCAGGTTATAAACAGCTTCCGGCTCACAAAGCAAATTACTGTCTTGCATAAATAAGTCCAATGCTGCCACCGCTTTTTCAAACTTTTCAATTACCACAGGCGCCGGATCCACCATCCAAATTTCCCGGGCCTTACCGGGATCTTCGCCGGAGAACATGGTAATAGCTCCATCCACCGCATCTTTTTGATGTCGGAAATCCAGGATGTTACCATAGGGCTTGGTGTCATTCAGTACACGATTAGTGCGGGAAAAAGCCTGTATTAACCCATGATGCTTCAGGTTTTTATCTACATACAGCGTATTCAGGTATTTGGAATCAAAACCAGTAAGCAGCATATCCACCACAATTAAAATATCAATCTTATTTTTATGTGGATAGTCGGTATTGCTGTATTGATGGTCCTTGATGCGTTTTTGCACGTCCTGGTAATATAAATCAAATTCATTGATGGAGTGGTTGGTGCCATACTGCTTGTTGTATTCAGCAATAATGCTCTTTAACGCTTCTTTTTTCTCATCAGGATTTTGTTTATTATCTTCCTTTTCCTGTTCCAGGTCCTCCTGCAACTGCTTTATATCGGCGGCATTTTTACCATCCTTATCCAGTGCCTGAACGGGTGGCGAGAATACACAGGCTATATTGAGTGGAGCATACTCCTTGTTTTCCTGCTGCTTCTTTTTTTGAACCTCCTTAAAGAGTTTATAATATTCAATGGCATTATTGATAGAAGCGGTTGCCAGAATTGCATTGAACTTGCGGAAATTGGTGGCGGCATTGTGTTTATCAATAACGGCCTCAACCACGGCCTGCTGCGTAATAGCCTCACCGGATTTTGCATTCACTTTACCTTCTCCCTTAAAGTAATCAACATGAAAACGCAATACATTCCTGTCATCTATTGCATGCGTAATGGTATATGCGTGTAACAGTTTTTCAAAAACATCTTGAGTGGTTTTATAAAAACCAGATTCGCCCTCCCTTTGCGTATAAATAGCGTTATCATCAAAGATCGGTGTACCGGTAAAACCAAAAAGCTGTGCGTTAGGAAAAAACTCCTTAATAGCATCATGGTTATCGCCAAACTGGGAACGATGGCATTCGTCAAAAATGAAAACGATCCGGCTATCCTTCAAAGGTTCCAACCGCTCCTTATAGGTTTCTTTGCCTTCTTTTTCTTTTTTCTTGTTGCGTTTGCTGTTTTCATCTAATGCCAAACCCAATTTTTGAATGGTGGTAACAATCACTTTATCGGCATAGTCGGTAGATAGCAGGCGCCTTACCAATGTTTCTGTATTGGTATTTTCCTCTACACTGCCTTCCTGGAACCGGTTAAACTCTTCACGGGTTTGCCGGTCGAGGTCTTTACGATCTACTACGAACAAACACTTTTCAATATCAGGATTGTCTTTTAAAAGTGTTGAAGCTTTGAATGAGGTTAATGTTTTACCACTTCCCGTTGTATGCCAGATATAGCCATTGCCACGGTTTTGGTGAATGCAATCTACAATAGCTTTAACTGCGTAAATTTGGTAGGGACGCATTACCAGCAGCCGTTGCTCGCTTTCTACCAACACCATATACTTGCTGATCATTTCGCCCAAAGTGCATTTAGATAAAAATTTATCAGCAAATGAATCCAGATGAGAGATTTTATTGTTTTTCTCATCCGCCAATTTGTACACCGGTAAAAATTGCTCATCTGCATTAAAACTGAAATGCTGGTTTTTATTATTA
This window encodes:
- a CDS encoding AAA family ATPase; this encodes MNTITHFATLAEVAQHFRKDLTGDHRPLKDLVLFFAHNGAGKTRLSMEFKELGKKENITLISDGSGALISDKDGAVLGTTEMVSDTLYFNAFTEDLFSWNNDLENNTTRFIQLNSDSKFFRGLHELDLDAKIESFFNNYVDLKFDIDYNASTVAFSRSIIVDGQEQTVENIKISRGEETLFIWCFFLAICQLAIDKDPAYSWVKYIYIDDPISSLDENNAIAVACDLCNLLTAEGNDIKTVISTHHSLFFNVLYNEFGRKVKNKRYFLHNRGAEGYALQDTNDTPFFHHIATLSELKKVAESDTIYTYHFNSLRSILEKTATFFGYDKIDKCINGLEDEVLFERALQLFSHGKYSIFDPVEMGDDNKALFKRILNGFLGKYEFYFPQIFNEETPAETASA
- a CDS encoding restriction endonuclease subunit S yields the protein MSKNKKFIRSKAEGLIPELRFPEFVNEGKWQEKILEDVLEYERPDNYIVSDTNYHSEGIPVLTANKSFILGYTNEDFDIYKNLPAIIFDDFTVDSKFVDFPFKVKSSAIKILRPKNKDDLRFIYELISQIKFNAKEHKRYYISEYQKLKLSFPSITEQQKIASCLSSLDEVIIAHSQKLELLKDHKKGLMQNLFPQGGEKAPKYRFKEFEKDGQWEETVLENISSKIMVGIASAATHAYRKSGIILFRNQNIKEGYLDDKDIIFIDRDYEKEHKNKRLKAGDLLTARTGYPGTTCVVPEKHEGSQSFTTLITRPKSEIINSTFLCYYINSETGQVFFNSTKIGGGQKNVNAGSLAKMPIVYPSIKEQQKIASCLSALDELITAQAEKIEQLKLHKKGLMQGLFPKMND
- a CDS encoding PDDEXK nuclease domain-containing protein encodes the protein MGNKPQININDSDYSEILRQAVAEIRVARTLIAKQVNSTANSVYWNLGKLLFEKQLEEGYGSGVVKQLSVDLKNEFPDMGLSPRNLWNMKLFYERYYLADQKLLQAVAVLPWGHNLLLINKVQSLEAVAYYANEAVTKGWSRDILLNAIKMDSYANFQKQIKSHNFRETLPGIDADYANEVFKDAYNLGFLGITEHIKELELEKRLVEKIKSFVLELGKGFSFIGNQYRLEYNGKEYFVDMLFFHRGLQSLVAIELKIGSFKAEYVGKMNLYLSLLDKLEKGENENPSVGIILCADKDHLDVEIALQDINKPIGVAEYQLLLPKEELQTLVLNEINATEGDNEQE
- a CDS encoding type I restriction endonuclease subunit R, with amino-acid sequence MVKEQQIEEDLIKKLTDLKYTYRGDIRDRNALEINFREKFESLNRVRLTNAEFARLRDEIINPDVFAASKLLRERNYFQREDGTPLYYTLVNIKDWCKNEFEVINQLRVNTENSNHRYDVIILINGIPVVQIEVKGLDISPRKAMQQIVSYKNDPGNGYTNSLLCFMQLFIVSNQTNTYYFANNKNQHFSFNADEQFLPVYKLADEKNNKISHLDSFADKFLSKCTLGEMISKYMVLVESEQRLLVMRPYQIYAVKAIVDCIHQNRGNGYIWHTTGSGKTLTSFKASTLLKDNPDIEKCLFVVDRKDLDRQTREEFNRFQEGSVEENTNTETLVRRLLSTDYADKVIVTTIQKLGLALDENSKRNKKKEKEGKETYKERLEPLKDSRIVFIFDECHRSQFGDNHDAIKEFFPNAQLFGFTGTPIFDDNAIYTQREGESGFYKTTQDVFEKLLHAYTITHAIDDRNVLRFHVDYFKGEGKVNAKSGEAITQQAVVEAVIDKHNAATNFRKFNAILATASINNAIEYYKLFKEVQKKKQQENKEYAPLNIACVFSPPVQALDKDGKNAADIKQLQEDLEQEKEDNKQNPDEKKEALKSIIAEYNKQYGTNHSINEFDLYYQDVQKRIKDHQYSNTDYPHKNKIDILIVVDMLLTGFDSKYLNTLYVDKNLKHHGLIQAFSRTNRVLNDTKPYGNILDFRHQKDAVDGAITMFSGEDPGKAREIWMVDPAPVVIEKFEKAVAALDLFMQDSNLLCEPEAVYNLKGDTARIHFIKRFKEVQRLKTQLDQYTDLDEEQQAKIEAILPEAMLRSFRSSYLETAKQLQQIQQQEGEQAPAEVQQLDFEFVLFASAIIDYDYIMNLIADNTQKKPAKQQMTKAQVIRLISSDANLMDEQEDLTEFINGLDWTKGYSADELKAMFNAFKDDKYNKELAAIAHKNGLQTAALKSFVEKIMSRMIFDGEKLTDLLEPLELSWKERRIKELALMEDLVPQLKKLAQGREISGLAAYE